A single region of the Streptococcus macedonicus ACA-DC 198 genome encodes:
- a CDS encoding Hydroxyacylglutathione hydrolase — MKIFRLLNHVARENAYLLVNDQGIIVVDPGSDVDHIQEKIASFDKPVVAILITHAHYDHIMGLDVIRDAFGHPPVYISDKEASWLYSPKDNLSGLERHADLPDVVLAPAEHHYQYDDDYQIADFRFHVRQTPGHSCGSVSLVFPDDELVLTGDALFRETIGRTDLPTGNSEQLLNSIKTELFSLPNHFMVYPGHGRETTIAHEKNFNPYFS, encoded by the coding sequence ATGAAGATTTTTAGATTATTAAATCACGTTGCACGTGAAAATGCTTATTTATTGGTCAATGACCAAGGCATTATTGTTGTTGATCCAGGTAGTGATGTTGACCATATTCAAGAAAAGATTGCCTCATTTGATAAACCAGTTGTGGCAATTTTAATCACACATGCTCATTACGACCATATTATGGGGCTTGATGTCATTCGTGACGCTTTTGGACACCCACCTGTTTACATTTCTGATAAAGAAGCGTCTTGGCTTTATTCGCCGAAAGATAATTTGTCAGGTCTGGAGCGCCATGCGGATTTGCCAGATGTTGTCTTAGCGCCTGCCGAACATCATTATCAGTATGATGACGATTATCAAATCGCTGATTTTCGTTTTCATGTTCGTCAAACGCCTGGACATTCCTGCGGTAGTGTTTCCTTAGTATTTCCAGATGACGAATTGGTTTTAACTGGCGATGCTCTTTTTCGTGAAACAATCGGACGTACAGATTTGCCAACGGGAAATTCTGAACAATTACTAAATAGTATAAAAACCGAACTTTTCAGCTTGCCAAATCATTTCATGGTTTACCCTGGGCACGGTCGTGAAACGACTATTGCCCACGAGAAGAATTTTAACCCATATTTTAGCTAG
- a CDS encoding Carboxymethylenebutenolidase-related protein codes for MKKIKKFTLSFLLIIATLIAISGVVLHQKTYQASSEAQTAAKTAESTKDYLFFQSSGTAKASIVFYQGALVEETAYANLAKNLAQEGFDVYLLKTPLNLPVLSSNKALKVIAKNNLSNVYLAGHSLGGVVACLNTADSDSQAISGLILLASYPSEKTDLSDSDLKVLSITTSNDKVLHWDNYEKAKKRLPGDTEYLTIVGGNHSGFGDYGKQTKDGKATISQTEQENQIISAITNFID; via the coding sequence ATGAAAAAAATCAAGAAATTTACTTTAAGTTTCCTTCTGATTATTGCTACTCTAATTGCCATTAGTGGAGTGGTACTTCATCAAAAAACTTACCAAGCAAGTTCAGAAGCACAGACAGCTGCTAAAACTGCCGAAAGTACAAAAGATTATCTGTTTTTTCAAAGTTCTGGCACCGCTAAAGCTAGTATTGTTTTTTACCAAGGCGCTCTCGTCGAGGAAACAGCCTACGCAAATTTGGCAAAAAACTTAGCGCAAGAAGGTTTTGACGTTTATCTCTTAAAAACGCCTTTGAATCTGCCAGTTTTATCAAGCAACAAAGCCTTAAAAGTGATTGCGAAAAACAATCTCTCCAATGTTTACCTAGCTGGACATTCACTAGGTGGCGTTGTTGCCTGCTTAAATACCGCTGATTCTGATTCTCAAGCCATTTCTGGGCTTATTCTACTTGCGAGCTACCCATCCGAAAAAACTGACTTATCAGATAGTGATTTAAAAGTCCTATCAATCACTACTAGCAATGATAAGGTGCTACACTGGGACAATTACGAAAAAGCTAAAAAACGCCTCCCTGGCGATACCGAATACTTGACTATCGTCGGTGGTAATCACAGTGGTTTTGGTGATTACGGCAAACAAACCAAAGACGGTAAAGCAACCATTTCCCAAACAGAACAAGAAAACCAAATCATTTCAGCCATTACTAATTTTATTGATTAA
- the ftsX gene encoding Cell division protein FtsX — MIRNFFRHLWESIKSLKRNVWMTIASVSSVTITLTLVGVFVAVLLNVERIATGIENNIQINVYLDVDSTDSSETTTNEAGETVANDSYHQVYDQISKISGVESVTYSSKDEQLKKLQQTYGDDWSLFDGDSNPLQDVYIVEVDSPSDVKKVAKKIANIEGVESVDYGGSNSEQLFSIAKFIRTWGFAGTILLVVVAIFLISNTIRMTIMSRQRDIEIMRLVGAKNSYIRGPFFFEGAWVGLLGAIVPSIIIYFGYKTVYSSVNPQFEIQGLSLYPINTLLPLVIGGMFLVGIIIGALGSVISMRRYLKI, encoded by the coding sequence ATGATTAGAAATTTTTTCCGCCATTTATGGGAATCCATTAAAAGTTTGAAACGTAATGTCTGGATGACCATCGCTTCAGTCAGCTCTGTTACCATTACATTGACACTTGTTGGTGTTTTTGTCGCTGTTCTATTGAACGTTGAGCGCATCGCAACAGGTATTGAAAATAACATTCAAATTAATGTTTATTTGGATGTTGACTCAACAGATAGCTCTGAAACAACAACTAACGAAGCTGGTGAAACAGTCGCTAATGATTCGTATCACCAAGTTTATGATCAAATTTCAAAGATTTCAGGTGTTGAATCAGTTACTTATTCAAGTAAAGATGAACAACTTAAAAAATTACAACAAACTTATGGAGATGATTGGTCACTTTTTGACGGTGACTCAAATCCATTGCAAGACGTTTACATTGTTGAAGTAGACTCACCATCAGATGTGAAGAAAGTGGCTAAGAAAATTGCCAACATTGAAGGTGTTGAATCTGTCGATTATGGTGGTTCAAACTCAGAACAACTCTTCAGCATTGCTAAATTCATTCGTACATGGGGATTTGCAGGAACAATCCTTCTAGTGGTTGTGGCTATCTTCTTGATTTCTAACACAATTCGTATGACAATTATGTCTCGTCAACGTGACATTGAAATCATGCGTTTAGTAGGTGCTAAAAATTCTTACATCCGTGGACCATTCTTCTTTGAAGGTGCTTGGGTAGGACTTCTTGGAGCAATTGTTCCATCAATTATCATCTACTTTGGGTACAAGACTGTTTATTCATCAGTTAATCCACAATTTGAGATCCAAGGCTTGTCATTATATCCAATTAACACATTACTTCCACTTGTCATTGGGGGTATGTTCTTAGTCGGAATTATTATCGGAGCACTTGGTTCAGTTATCTCAATGAGACGTTATCTTAAAATTTAA
- the ftsE gene encoding Cell division transporter, ATP-binding protein FtsE, whose product MALIEMNGVTKKYHRSTTALRDITVSVNPGEFVYIVGPSGAGKSSFIKLLYREEKVSTGTLKVGEFNLTKLKKRDIPILRRSIGVVFQDYKLLPKKTVFENVAYAMQVIGEKPREIKKRVPEVLDLVGLKHKMRSFPDQLSGGEQQRVAIARAIVNNPKVLIADEPTGNLDPEISWEIMQLLERINLQGTTVLMATHNKQIVNNLRHRVIAIEDGRIVRDEEEGEYGYND is encoded by the coding sequence ATGGCATTAATTGAAATGAATGGTGTAACCAAGAAGTATCACCGCTCAACAACTGCTTTGAGAGATATTACCGTATCTGTCAATCCAGGTGAATTTGTTTATATTGTTGGTCCTTCTGGTGCTGGTAAATCTAGTTTTATTAAATTATTGTACCGTGAAGAAAAAGTATCTACTGGAACCCTTAAAGTTGGGGAATTTAACCTAACAAAATTGAAAAAACGTGATATTCCAATCTTACGTCGTAGCATTGGGGTTGTTTTCCAAGACTATAAACTTCTTCCTAAGAAAACGGTTTTTGAAAATGTTGCCTATGCAATGCAAGTTATCGGTGAAAAACCACGTGAAATTAAAAAACGTGTACCAGAAGTTCTTGATTTGGTTGGACTTAAACACAAAATGCGTTCATTCCCAGATCAACTATCTGGCGGTGAACAACAACGTGTCGCAATTGCACGTGCGATTGTTAATAATCCTAAAGTTTTGATTGCTGACGAACCAACAGGTAACCTTGACCCAGAAATTTCATGGGAAATCATGCAATTATTAGAACGTATCAATCTTCAAGGAACAACTGTTTTGATGGCAACACACAACAAACAAATTGTCAATAATCTTCGCCATCGCGTCATCGCTATTGAAGACGGTCGGATTGTACGTGACGAAGAGGAAGGAGAATACGGATATAATGATTAG
- the prfB gene encoding Peptide chain release factor 2; programmed frameshift-containing codes for MEVAEIRQKIVENQEKLTSFRRSLDLDRLEEDIALLENKMTEPDFWNDNIAAQKTSQELNGLKQTYETFNEMQELSDETELYLEMLDEDDSVQAELEESLEKLDKIMTSYETTLLLSEPYDHNNAILEIHPGSGGTEAQDWADMLFRMYTRYGNAKGFKVEILDYQAGDEAGIKSVTLSFEGPNAYGLLKSEMGVHRLVRISPFDSAKRRHTSFSSVEVMPELDDTIEVDIRDDDIKMDTFRSGGAGGQNVNKVSTGVRLTHIPTGIVVASTVDRTQYGNRDRAMKMLQAKLYQLEQEKKAQEVDAIKGDKKEITWGSQIRSYVFTPYTMVKDHRTGYEVAQVDKVMDGDIDGFIDAYLKWRID; via the coding sequence ATGGAAGTGGCTGAAATTCGCCAAAAAATAGTAGAAAATCAAGAGAAGTTGACTAGCTTCAGGAGGTCTCTTTGACTTAGATCGTTTGGAAGAGGACATTGCGCTTCTTGAAAACAAAATGACTGAGCCAGATTTTTGGAATGATAACATTGCAGCTCAAAAAACGTCTCAAGAGTTAAATGGTTTGAAACAAACTTATGAAACTTTTAATGAAATGCAAGAGTTGTCTGACGAGACTGAACTTTATTTGGAAATGTTGGACGAAGATGATTCTGTTCAAGCTGAATTAGAGGAAAGTCTTGAAAAGCTTGATAAAATCATGACAAGTTATGAAACGACCTTGCTTTTATCAGAGCCCTATGATCACAACAATGCTATCTTGGAAATTCATCCAGGATCAGGTGGTACCGAAGCCCAAGATTGGGCTGATATGCTTTTCCGTATGTACACACGTTATGGCAATGCCAAAGGCTTTAAAGTTGAAATCCTTGATTATCAAGCAGGTGACGAAGCTGGTATCAAATCTGTTACTCTTTCATTTGAAGGTCCAAATGCTTATGGGCTATTGAAATCTGAAATGGGTGTTCATCGTCTAGTGCGTATCTCACCGTTTGATTCAGCCAAACGTCGTCACACGTCGTTTTCTTCTGTCGAAGTTATGCCGGAATTGGATGACACAATTGAAGTTGACATTCGTGATGATGATATTAAAATGGATACTTTCCGTTCAGGTGGTGCTGGTGGACAAAATGTCAACAAGGTATCAACTGGTGTTCGTTTGACTCACATTCCAACAGGAATCGTTGTAGCATCAACGGTTGACCGTACTCAGTACGGAAACCGTGACCGTGCGATGAAAATGTTGCAAGCCAAACTCTATCAATTAGAGCAAGAGAAAAAAGCGCAAGAAGTGGATGCCATTAAAGGTGATAAAAAAGAAATCACATGGGGAAGCCAAATTCGCTCTTATGTCTTTACGCCTTATACAATGGTGAAAGACCATCGTACAGGCTATGAAGTGGCTCAAGTTGATAAAGTCATGGATGGTGACATTGACGGCTTCATCGACGCTTATTTAAAATGGCGTATTGATTAA
- the mgtA gene encoding Calcium-transporting ATPase translates to MSKEQSKALFYIQGEDETLEALQSSREGLSTAEAQKRLDEYGHNELEEGQKRGLLAKFLDQFKDLMIIILLVAAALSVITEGTEGLTDALIILAVVILNAAFGVYQEGQAEAAIEALKDMSSQIARVRRDGHVVEIDSRELVPGDIVMLEAGDVVPADMRLLEAASLKIEEAALTGESVPVDKDLSVDVAADASIGDRVNMAYQNSNVTYGRGSGVVVNTGMYTEVGKIADMLANADETDTPLKQNLNQLSKMLTYLVVGVAIITFIVGVFVRGEAPIEGLMTSVALAVAAIPEGLPAIVTIVLSMGTTTLAKRNAIVRKLPAVETLGSTEIIASDKTGTLTMNQMTVEKVYTNGQLQSSASEIAKDNNTLRIMNFANDTKIDPNGKLIGDPTETALVQFGLDHNFDVREALKEEPRVAELPFDSERKLMSTIHKEADGKYFVAVKGAPDQLLKRVTLIEENGHVREITADDKKAILAVNKELAQKALRVLMMAYKYVSEIPTLESEIVESDLIFSGLVGMIDPERPEAAKAVAVAKEAGIRPIMITGDHQDTAEAIAKRLGIIEDDGQDHVFTGAELNELSDEEFQKVFKQYSVYARVSPEHKVRIVKAWQNEGKVVAMTGDGVNDAPSLKTADIGIGMGITGTEVSKGASDMVLADDNFATIIVAVEEGRKIFSNIQKTIQYLLSANMAEVLTIFFATLFGWDVLQPVHLLWINLVTDTLPAIALGVEPAEPGVMSHKPRGRKSNFFDGGVMGAIIYQGIFQTVLVLGIYGWALMFPEHAANRMVHEDALTMAFATLGLIQLVHAFNVKSVYQSIFTVGAFKNRTFNWAIPVAFLLLMVTIVVPGFNDLFHVSHLSVTQWLAVIIGSLLMVVLTEIVKAVQRALGQDEKAI, encoded by the coding sequence TTGTCTAAAGAACAAAGTAAAGCCTTGTTTTACATACAAGGAGAAGATGAAACGTTAGAAGCGTTGCAATCATCACGTGAAGGGTTATCGACAGCAGAAGCCCAAAAACGTTTGGACGAATATGGTCATAATGAACTTGAAGAAGGTCAAAAACGAGGTTTACTTGCAAAATTTCTTGACCAATTCAAGGATTTAATGATTATTATTTTGTTGGTTGCGGCTGCCCTTTCTGTGATTACCGAAGGTACTGAAGGTTTGACAGATGCGCTTATCATTTTAGCGGTTGTTATCCTTAATGCAGCATTTGGTGTTTACCAAGAAGGTCAAGCCGAAGCGGCAATTGAGGCGCTCAAAGACATGTCAAGCCAAATCGCACGTGTCCGCCGTGATGGTCATGTTGTCGAAATTGATTCACGAGAATTAGTTCCCGGGGATATTGTTATGCTTGAAGCTGGTGATGTGGTGCCTGCAGATATGCGTCTCTTGGAAGCTGCGTCATTGAAAATTGAAGAAGCGGCTCTGACTGGTGAATCTGTCCCTGTTGATAAAGACTTATCGGTAGATGTTGCAGCTGATGCGAGTATTGGTGACCGAGTTAACATGGCTTACCAAAACTCAAATGTCACTTATGGACGTGGTTCAGGTGTTGTTGTCAATACAGGAATGTACACCGAAGTTGGTAAGATTGCTGATATGCTTGCAAATGCTGATGAAACAGACACACCACTGAAACAAAACCTTAACCAATTGTCTAAAATGTTGACTTACCTGGTGGTAGGTGTTGCTATTATTACCTTTATCGTGGGTGTCTTTGTTCGCGGAGAAGCTCCGATTGAAGGCTTGATGACATCTGTTGCTCTTGCTGTTGCTGCTATTCCTGAAGGTTTGCCTGCCATTGTTACAATTGTGCTCTCAATGGGGACAACAACACTGGCTAAACGTAATGCAATCGTGCGTAAACTCCCTGCTGTTGAAACACTTGGTTCAACTGAAATTATCGCTTCAGATAAAACTGGTACTCTTACAATGAACCAAATGACGGTTGAGAAAGTTTATACCAACGGTCAATTACAAAGCTCTGCTAGTGAAATTGCAAAAGATAACAATACACTTCGTATCATGAACTTTGCAAACGATACGAAAATTGACCCAAATGGCAAATTGATTGGTGACCCGACAGAAACAGCACTTGTGCAATTCGGACTTGACCATAATTTTGATGTACGTGAAGCTCTTAAAGAAGAACCACGTGTGGCAGAATTGCCGTTTGATTCTGAACGTAAATTGATGTCAACTATTCATAAAGAAGCTGATGGTAAATACTTTGTTGCAGTAAAAGGTGCACCAGACCAACTTCTTAAACGTGTCACTCTTATTGAAGAAAATGGTCACGTTCGTGAGATTACTGCGGATGACAAAAAAGCTATTCTTGCTGTTAATAAGGAATTGGCGCAAAAAGCTCTTCGTGTCTTGATGATGGCTTACAAATACGTTTCTGAAATTCCAACACTTGAGTCAGAAATTGTTGAGTCTGATTTGATTTTCTCTGGCTTGGTGGGAATGATTGACCCTGAACGTCCAGAAGCTGCAAAAGCTGTTGCTGTTGCTAAAGAAGCTGGTATTCGTCCAATCATGATTACTGGAGACCACCAAGATACAGCGGAAGCTATTGCCAAACGCCTTGGTATCATTGAAGATGATGGTCAAGACCACGTCTTTACTGGTGCTGAACTTAATGAACTTTCTGATGAAGAATTCCAAAAAGTTTTCAAACAATACTCAGTTTATGCGCGTGTGTCTCCAGAACACAAGGTGCGTATCGTAAAAGCTTGGCAAAATGAAGGTAAGGTTGTTGCCATGACTGGTGATGGTGTCAATGATGCGCCTTCACTCAAGACAGCTGACATTGGTATTGGTATGGGGATTACAGGTACAGAAGTATCTAAAGGCGCTTCTGATATGGTTCTTGCTGATGATAACTTTGCTACAATTATCGTTGCAGTTGAAGAAGGACGTAAAATTTTCTCAAACATTCAAAAAACTATTCAATATCTTCTCTCAGCTAACATGGCAGAAGTCCTTACGATTTTCTTTGCAACATTATTTGGTTGGGATGTGCTTCAACCTGTTCATCTTCTTTGGATTAACTTGGTAACCGATACACTACCAGCTATTGCGCTTGGTGTTGAACCTGCCGAACCTGGTGTTATGAGCCACAAACCTCGTGGTCGTAAGTCTAATTTCTTTGACGGTGGTGTCATGGGAGCGATTATTTACCAAGGAATCTTCCAAACTGTTCTTGTTCTTGGTATCTATGGTTGGGCGTTGATGTTCCCAGAACATGCTGCTAATCGTATGGTACACGAAGATGCTTTGACAATGGCATTTGCGACACTTGGTTTAATTCAATTGGTTCATGCTTTCAATGTTAAATCTGTTTATCAATCTATCTTTACTGTCGGAGCTTTTAAAAATAGAACCTTTAACTGGGCTATCCCAGTAGCCTTTCTTCTTTTGATGGTAACAATCGTAGTACCTGGATTTAATGATTTGTTCCATGTTTCGCACCTAAGCGTTACACAATGGCTCGCAGTTATTATTGGAAGCTTGCTTATGGTTGTTTTAACTGAAATCGTTAAAGCTGTTCAACGTGCACTTGGACAAGATGAAAAAGCAATTTAA
- a CDS encoding Integral membrane protein, producing MLTMTNKLILHMIQLFLIFLIFWTMGNILVNAKKHRINLKEKFWTGLWIGYVTDLLDTLGIGTFATSTALFKATKLVEDDKKIPATLSTAHIIPVLIEALCFITIVEVNLTTLFVMAMASFLGAFVGTRITKNWNTRQVQRVLGILLIVAAFIMFYRLIANPGASISESTHGLYGIWILVGAMFNFTIGILMTMGLGNYAPELIFFSMLGINPSVALPVMMLDAAVIMSASTTDFIKSGRVNWPGVLGIIIGGSFGVLTAAFFLSKLDINHFKILIVFIALFTGTSLLRSSAIKR from the coding sequence ATGTTGACTATGACAAATAAACTTATTCTTCATATGATTCAACTTTTTTTGATTTTTCTCATCTTTTGGACAATGGGAAATATTCTGGTAAATGCTAAAAAGCATCGCATTAATTTAAAGGAAAAATTCTGGACGGGGCTATGGATTGGTTACGTGACAGATTTATTAGATACACTAGGGATTGGAACCTTTGCAACGAGTACAGCACTTTTTAAAGCGACAAAACTGGTTGAAGATGATAAAAAAATCCCTGCAACCCTATCGACAGCGCATATTATTCCTGTTTTGATTGAAGCGCTTTGCTTTATTACCATTGTTGAGGTTAACTTGACTACTTTATTTGTTATGGCCATGGCGTCTTTTTTAGGAGCATTTGTAGGAACACGAATAACTAAAAATTGGAACACACGCCAAGTCCAACGTGTTTTGGGAATTCTGTTAATTGTTGCAGCATTCATTATGTTTTACCGACTGATTGCCAATCCTGGTGCTAGTATTTCTGAAAGTACTCATGGCTTATATGGTATTTGGATTCTTGTCGGAGCGATGTTTAATTTTACGATTGGTATTTTGATGACAATGGGGCTAGGAAATTATGCGCCAGAGTTAATCTTTTTCTCAATGTTGGGTATTAATCCGTCAGTTGCACTGCCTGTGATGATGCTTGATGCAGCAGTTATCATGTCAGCAAGTACGACAGATTTTATTAAGTCTGGGCGTGTCAACTGGCCGGGTGTTTTAGGAATTATTATAGGTGGTTCTTTTGGTGTTCTGACAGCAGCATTTTTCTTGAGCAAACTTGATATTAATCATTTTAAAATTTTGATTGTCTTTATTGCTCTTTTCACAGGAACAAGTTTACTTCGCTCATCTGCCATTAAACGTTAG
- a CDS encoding Deoxyguanosinetriphosphate triphosphohydrolase, translating to MNEKVFRDPVHNYITVNHQVIYDLINSKEFQRLRRVKQVSTTVFTFHGAEHSRFSHCLGVYEIARRVTEIFDDKFPDIWNSDDNLLTMVAGLLHDVGHGAYSHTFEKLFDTDHEAVTQEIITSPDTEINTILRRVSPDFPEKVASVINHTYHNKQVVQLISSQIDCDRMDYLLRDSYYSGANYGQFDLNRILRVIRPTEDGIVFEYNGMHAVEDYIVSRFQMYMQVYFHPASRGMEVLLQNLLKRAKYLYQTDTDFFERTSPNLIPFLENHANLADYLALDDGVMNTYFQTWMTAEDEILADLASRFVNRKVFKSVTFEESSRKELSHLVDLVKSVGFDPDYYTGIHVNFDLPYDIYRPEKKEPRTEINMIQKDGSVVELSTISSIVKTLTGTIYGDRRFYFPKEMLVDNDLFAVDKKAFMSYISNEHFVYHN from the coding sequence ATGAATGAAAAAGTATTTCGTGACCCTGTTCACAACTATATAACTGTCAATCATCAGGTCATTTACGACCTTATCAATAGTAAAGAGTTTCAGCGCCTACGACGGGTCAAACAAGTTTCGACAACTGTTTTCACCTTTCATGGTGCAGAACACAGCCGCTTCTCACACTGTTTAGGGGTTTACGAGATTGCAAGACGTGTGACTGAAATTTTTGATGACAAATTTCCTGATATTTGGAATTCTGATGACAATCTCTTAACGATGGTGGCTGGGCTTTTACATGATGTCGGACACGGTGCTTATTCACACACTTTCGAAAAACTCTTTGATACCGACCATGAAGCCGTTACACAAGAGATTATCACTAGTCCAGATACTGAAATCAATACTATCTTGCGTCGTGTCTCGCCTGATTTTCCAGAAAAAGTCGCTAGTGTTATCAACCACACTTATCATAATAAACAAGTTGTCCAACTCATTTCTAGCCAAATTGACTGTGACCGTATGGACTATCTTTTGCGCGATTCTTACTATAGCGGCGCTAATTATGGTCAATTTGACTTGAATCGCATTCTACGTGTGATTCGCCCAACCGAAGACGGTATTGTTTTTGAATACAATGGCATGCACGCTGTTGAGGACTATATTGTCAGTCGTTTCCAAATGTATATGCAAGTGTATTTTCACCCTGCTAGTCGCGGAATGGAAGTATTGTTACAAAATCTTTTAAAGCGCGCAAAATACCTTTACCAGACTGATACCGATTTCTTTGAAAGAACATCACCAAATCTGATTCCATTTTTAGAAAATCATGCTAACTTAGCTGATTATCTTGCTTTAGATGATGGAGTGATGAATACCTATTTTCAAACTTGGATGACTGCTGAAGATGAGATTTTGGCTGATTTGGCAAGCCGTTTTGTCAATCGTAAAGTCTTTAAATCGGTGACTTTCGAAGAATCGTCACGCAAAGAACTCAGTCACCTTGTTGACCTTGTCAAATCTGTTGGCTTTGATCCTGATTATTACACAGGCATCCATGTCAATTTTGACTTGCCTTATGACATTTACCGTCCTGAAAAAAAAGAACCAAGAACCGAGATTAACATGATTCAAAAAGACGGCTCTGTTGTAGAATTATCAACAATTTCATCAATCGTCAAAACCTTAACGGGTACTATTTATGGCGATAGACGATTCTATTTTCCAAAAGAAATGCTAGTTGATAACGACCTATTTGCCGTTGATAAGAAAGCCTTTATGAGCTATATTTCAAACGAACATTTTGTTTATCATAATTAA
- the yidA gene encoding Phosphatase YidA, whose product MSIKLVAVDIDGTLLTNDRKVTPEVFEAVQDAKKQGVKIIIATGRPIPGVQTLLDELNLKESGDYVITFNGGLVQDTATGENIITEAMTYDDYLDIEFLSRKLDVHMHAITKEGIFTANRNIGKYTVHESTLVNMPIFYRTPEEMGDKEIIKMMFIDEPEILDAAIAKIPQEFYDKYTIVKSTPFYLEFMNKSASKGNAITHLAEKMGLSKDQTMAIGDAENDRSMLEAVGNPVVMENGTPELKEIAKYITKSNEESGVAYALREWVLK is encoded by the coding sequence ATGTCTATTAAATTAGTCGCCGTCGATATCGACGGCACACTTTTGACCAATGACCGCAAAGTCACACCTGAAGTTTTTGAAGCCGTTCAAGATGCTAAAAAACAAGGTGTTAAGATCATCATTGCTACTGGACGTCCAATTCCAGGCGTTCAAACACTTCTCGATGAATTAAACCTGAAAGAATCAGGCGATTATGTCATCACTTTCAATGGTGGTTTAGTCCAAGATACTGCTACTGGTGAGAACATTATCACTGAAGCCATGACTTACGATGATTATCTTGACATTGAATTCCTTAGCCGTAAGTTAGATGTTCATATGCACGCTATTACCAAAGAAGGTATCTTCACTGCAAACCGCAATATTGGTAAATACACTGTTCACGAATCAACCCTGGTTAACATGCCAATTTTTTACCGCACCCCAGAAGAAATGGGCGATAAAGAAATTATTAAAATGATGTTCATTGATGAACCTGAAATTCTTGATGCTGCAATCGCTAAAATTCCACAAGAATTTTATGACAAATACACCATTGTCAAATCAACACCATTTTACCTAGAATTCATGAACAAAAGTGCTAGTAAAGGCAATGCCATTACACACCTTGCCGAAAAAATGGGGCTTAGCAAAGACCAAACCATGGCTATTGGCGATGCTGAAAACGATCGTAGCATGCTTGAAGCCGTTGGTAACCCTGTTGTCATGGAAAATGGTACACCAGAACTCAAAGAAATCGCTAAATATATTACAAAATCAAATGAAGAAAGTGGCGTTGCATACGCCCTTAGAGAGTGGGTCTTAAAATAA